A window from Fibrobacterota bacterium encodes these proteins:
- a CDS encoding Hsp33 family molecular chaperone HslO: MEDRIIRATGEVAELRFVLVDATQAANAIGGYHDARAFTRILMGETIVSSLLLASGLKGNGTVQVKFQYSGDFPMATADATPLGLVRAMIPFEDVKRIGDFEPLLSPQTMTVRKRNEQGTALSEGIVEMPSEKIGPCTAYYLLQSEQTRSAVGIMARQTPAGQDPTGQTAKGPNAPGDSLGFCGGFLVEALPKADAKTLAILEQVVKDMPSIETYRAEGGGLDLERMLADLAGPFRYTVHREMKVLPFCPCSETGVLKAISGMPREELEEVVIKHETLELHCEYCRKRYLATPAMIRELLDGMDEEPEADEDEGGDESLDEGKGPDDFPG, encoded by the coding sequence ATGGAAGATCGCATCATCAGGGCGACCGGGGAGGTCGCCGAATTACGCTTCGTTCTGGTGGACGCCACCCAGGCCGCCAATGCCATCGGCGGGTACCATGACGCGCGCGCGTTCACCCGCATCCTGATGGGCGAGACCATCGTCTCTTCCTTGTTGCTCGCCTCTGGCCTCAAAGGCAACGGTACGGTGCAGGTGAAATTCCAATACTCTGGGGACTTCCCCATGGCCACCGCCGATGCTACGCCCTTGGGGCTGGTGCGGGCGATGATCCCCTTCGAGGACGTGAAACGCATCGGCGATTTCGAGCCCTTGCTCTCGCCGCAGACCATGACCGTTCGCAAACGCAATGAGCAAGGCACCGCGCTTTCCGAGGGCATAGTGGAAATGCCCTCGGAAAAGATCGGCCCCTGTACGGCTTACTACCTGCTGCAAAGCGAGCAGACGAGATCGGCGGTGGGCATCATGGCGCGGCAGACCCCGGCCGGGCAGGATCCGACGGGGCAAACCGCCAAGGGGCCGAATGCCCCCGGCGATAGCCTGGGCTTCTGCGGCGGGTTCCTGGTCGAGGCCTTGCCCAAGGCCGATGCGAAAACCCTTGCCATCCTGGAGCAGGTCGTGAAGGACATGCCGTCCATCGAAACCTATCGCGCCGAGGGCGGCGGCCTCGATTTGGAAAGGATGCTCGCGGATCTTGCGGGCCCGTTCCGTTACACGGTCCATCGCGAGATGAAGGTGCTGCCTTTTTGCCCATGCTCGGAGACCGGCGTGCTGAAGGCCATCTCGGGCATGCCCCGCGAAGAATTGGAAGAAGTGGTCATCAAGCATGAGACCTTGGAACTGCATTGCGAGTATTGCCGGAAGCGTTATCTGGCCACTCCCGCCATGATCCGGGAATTGCTCGACGGAATGGACGAAGAGCCGGAAGCGGACGAAGACGAAGGCGGGGACGAAAGCCTGGACGAAGGCAAGGGGCCGGACGATTTCCCGGGTTAG